In a genomic window of Tachysurus vachellii isolate PV-2020 chromosome 13, HZAU_Pvac_v1, whole genome shotgun sequence:
- the npas4a gene encoding neuronal PAS domain-containing protein 4A — translation MYRSTKGASKARRDQINTEIRNLRDLLPISDADKARLSYLHIMSLACIYTRKSVFFCQEAAATGSAEESAEFLSFHELSELVQSMPGFLLLLTAEGKLLYLTDSVSEHLGHSMVDLVAQGDSVYDIIDPTDHAIMRSNLVPPTSTDTDRLFRCRFNTSKSVRRQSAGNKLVLIRACCLQPGSDQSLPGSYWTSNPVWVCFCAPLEPHPPRPSTSTEQPLTPSLESSFLLACFHSQHSRDMRLQDAHDSVSVYLGMDVETLRSRSWYSLLHPQDLTHASAQHRSLLREGGEGRAEMVVRVEAGDFSWVWLYMVLQLETGENPISSNNYVISESEAWAVRQQLSSEETQLSVVLSTSTSQQDTLSLQSPETLSSPDQVFTPGSSGLSGQSFDFSMAVCSTGSTEEQGASSSIEPMPLESDPRSSLSSLEEETLFQQPHSESIDRPSAASSPETVATVSDLDFLTQNILLPPAFQVDPPLPVLPLPLPPVPTSQAQQTKEFVCTPPYTPQLGSSSFPFGEPLFSFDPTGATTPPPLPSTATVTTTVAPTLSPSAPSNPQGSPAPPTTTLSSMVPLTLPALSTEILFPSEPCSGSLYEKLPPTPDSPGDGDCTVMSLPEVRGPLYVDVPYGPLPYPPEGLLTPETSPGKQPSLSFFSLEQEREKERTEISLLAQHISTLAEGFYLDPLFSKLLPSPISPRPFSPSLDSEGPETISMLGEFYPVKSWRGLDLPIFPDDDSLFEESVLETIFQDLSSPSNSSTTSSPSSPPSSPPTPECWHPPLHFDRVSAMSAGHFCSVQSARSNHAAGCGATLSPVNKGDKVDRKAAGEVAMETEGVSSPLSTSIPASPPLQLTASPVTPVPVDSPVSPASPGLPCAQSLLEELAALEPMFGAGASIAPGLGQQPELYQLQSHLPQQCFHKDESGSDPPF, via the exons ATGTACCGTTCCACTAAAGGAGCCTCAAAAGCTCGGAGAGACCAGATAAACACAGAGATAAGGAACCTGAGGGACTTGTTGCCTATCTCCGATGCGGACAAGGCACGGCTCTCCTATCTACACATCATGTCCCTTGCGTGCATATACACGAGAAAATCTGTCTTCTTCTGCCAAG AGGCAGCTGCAACAGGCAGTGCTGAGGAAAGTGCAGAATTCCTCTCATTTCATGAGCTTTCTGAGCTAGTGCAATCAATGCCAGGTTTTCTGCTGCTACTGACTGCAGAAGGAAAGCTACTTTACCTGACAGACAGTGTCTCTGAGCACCTTGGACACTCAATG GTAGATTTGGTTGCCCAAGGGGACAGTGTGTATGATATAATAGACCCTACAGATCATGCTATTATGAGGAGTAACCTGGTGCCTCCAACTTCCACTGATACTG ATCGATTGTTCCGCTGCCGTTTCAACACCTCCAAGTCAGTGCGAAGACAGAGTGCTGGCAATAAGCTTGTTTTGATTCGAGCTTGCTGCTTGCAACCAGGTTCTGACCAATCCCTGCCAGGATCCTACTGGACTTCCAATCCGGTATGGGTGTGCTTTTGTGCACCTCTGGAACCCCACCCACCCCGACCCAGCACCTCCACTGAACAACCTTTGACTCCATCATTGGAGAGCAGTTTTCTCCTGGCGTGTTTTCACTCACAGCACAGTCGTGACATGAGACTGCAGGATGCACATGATAG tgtcagtgtttatctgGGTATGGATGTGGAGACTCTACGTTCTCGTTCCTGGTACAGTCTACTCCATCCACAGGACCTTACACATGCTTCAGCTCAGCATCGCAgcctgt tgagagaaggaggagaaggtaGAGCTGAAATGGTGGTTCGTGTGGAGGCAGGGGATTTTTCATGGGTCTGGCTTTACATGGTCCTGCAGCTGGAGACTGGAGAGAACCCTATCAGCAGCAACAATTATGTCATAAG TGAATCAGAGGCCTGGGCAGTGAGGCAACAACTGAGCTCTGAAGAGACCCAGCTCTCTGTGGTGCTGAGCACCAGCACCTCCCAACAAGACACCCTCAGCTTGCAGAGTCCTGAAACTCTATCCAGTCCTGATCAAGTGTTCACACCTGGGAGCAGTGGTCTGTCGGGTCAATCATTTGACTTCAGCATGGCAGTGTGCAGCACAGGCTCTACAGAGGAACAAGGTGCAAGCTCTTCTATTGAACCGATGCCACTGGAAAGTGATCCACGCTCTAGCCTTTCCTCTTTGGAGGAAGAAACTTTGTTCCAGCAGCCACACAGTGAATCAATCGACAGGCCTTCAGCTGCTTCATCCCCTGAAACAGTTGCCACTGTGTCAGATTTGGACTTTCTCACTCAGAACATTCTCCTGCCTCCTGCATTTCAAGTAGATCCTCCACTACCTGTTCTACCCCTTCCTTTACCCCCTGTGCCTACTTCCCAGGCCCAGCAGACTAAGGAGTTTGTGTGTACCCCTCCATATACACCTCAACTAGGGAGCAGCAGCTTTCCCTTTGGAGAACCTCTATTCAGTTTTGATCCCACTGGTGCCACCACACCTCCACCACTTCCATCAACTGCAACAGTCACAACTACAGTAGCGCCCACTCTTTCTCCATCTGCTCCCTCAAACCCTCAGGGTAGTCCTGCTCCTCCAACCACCACACTTTCCAGCATGGTGCCACTCACCCTGCCAGCTTTGTCTACAGAAATTCTCTTTCCTTCAGAGCCATGCAGTGGCTCACTCTATGAGAAGCTTCCTCCAACCCCAGACAGTCCAGGTGATGGGGACTGCACTGTTATGAGTTTGCCTGAAGTTCGCGGCCCACTGTATGTTGATGTCCCCTATGGGCCACTCCCCTACCCACCTGAAGGCCTGCTCACACCTGAAACCTCCCCTGGAAAACAACCAAGCCTGTCTTTCTTCTCACTTGAGCaggagagggaaaaagaaagaactgagaTCTCACTTTTAGCCCAACACATAAGCACACTAGCTGAGGGCTTCTACCTGGATCCTCTTTTCTCTAAGCTGTTACCCTCTCCTATCTCCCCTCGGCCTTTTTCTCCCTCGCTTGACTCAGAAGGACCTGAGACCATTTCTATGCTGGGTGAATTCTACCCTGTCAAATCCTGGAGAGGTCTGGACCTGCCCATCTTCCCAGATGATGACTCTCTGTTTGAAGAGAGTGTCTTAGAGACCATCTTCCAAGATCTCTCCTCACCATCAAACTCTTCCACCACTTCCTCTCCCTCCAGTCCTCCCTCCTCACCACCAACTCCTGAGTGCTGGCATCCACCCCTGCACTTTGACAGGGTCTCTGCTATGAGTGCCGGCCACTTCTGTAGCGTCCAATCGGCGCGCTCTAACCATGCGGCCGGGTGCGGGGCCACACTGTCACCAGTCAACAAGGGTGACAAAGTGGATAGGAAGGCGGCAGGTGaagttgccatggagacagagGGTGTGTCATCACCACTGTCAACCAGTATCCCGGCATCTCCACCACTACAGCTGACAGCGTCACCTGTCACGCCGGTGCCTGTCGACTCACCTGTCAGCCCCGCATCGCCTGGTCTGCCCTGCGCCCAGTCCCTCCTCGAGGAGCTGGCCGCCTTGGAACCCATGTTTGGGGCAGGTGCCTCGATCGCCCCTGGCCTGGGGCAACAACCTGAGTTGTATCAACTCCAAAGTCACCTGCCACAACAGTGCTTCCACAAAG ATGAGAGTGGAAGTGATCCTCCGTTCTAA